The following nucleotide sequence is from Halorussus caseinilyticus.
CACTCGCTGTTCGTCGTCCCCACCGACGCCGAGGGGTACGAGGCCGAACACATCCCCGAGAAGATGGGGATGCGCGCGAGCAAGCAGGCCCACATCGTCTTCGACGACTGCCGGATTCCGGCGGAGAATCTGGTCGGGAGCGAGGGCGCGGGGTTCATGCTACTGGCGGAGTTTTTCAACCACGGCCGGGTGGTCGTGGCGGGCCACGGTCTCGGACTCGCCGCCGCCGCGTTCGAGGAAGCGTGGGAGTTCGTCCACGGCCGCGAGGAGTTCGGCCGCACCATCGCGGACTTTCAGGCGGTCCAACACGGTCTGGCCGACATGCGCACGGAGTTCGAGTCGTCCCGCGCGCTGACGTATCGCGCGGCCGAGAAGGTCCGCGACGGCGACAATCCCGGTCTCTGGGCGGCGATGGCCAAGACGAAGGCCACCGAAACCGCGACCGACTGCGCAGAGCAGGGGATGCAGTTCCACGGCGGGCGCTCGATTCTGACCGACCGCCGCATCGCGCGGGTGTACCGCGACGTGCGCATCCCGGTCGTCTACGAGGGCGCGAACGAGATACAACGAAATCTAGTGTATAGACAATCGTAGATGCGTCTTTAGAATAGCTTTCTCATTCCTAGAGCGTTGACTTCGTTTCCCTACCGGCGGCGTGGGACCGTCGGGGCGACGGACCTCCGGAGTGCGCTCGGCCGACCAACCGCCGTGGGTGAAAGGCCCGACCGCTCGCAGTCGCGGCGCGACTGCGAGCGGTCACGCGACCGGGCGGGAGCTTTCTGCACCGTCGCCCTCACGATACCCGCGGACTTCCCCGCGTTCCCGGCGATAGGAAACGCACGGCTACGCCGTCGAAATCGAAAAGAAGCGGCCGGGAATCGACTCGCGTCGATTCAGTAGAACTCGCGCACGAGGTCCATCGCGTCCTCGGGCGCGCCGTCCGGAATGTCGGCCATGTTCGAGTCGAGACCGTGGAGTTCCGAGTAGGGAACGCTCTCCTCGTTCTGGTAGAGGACGCCCTGATACTCCTTGTCGGCGTCGAGAATCTTCGTCTTCGCCGCGTCTCGGTCGGTCGGGTCGTGGTCCTCCTCGGCGAGGTCCACGATGGAGTCGCGGAAGTAGTCGTAGGTGTCCACGTCGTTGAACGTCACGCACGGACTGAAGACGTTCACGAAGCCGAAGCCGTCGTGTTCGATGGCCTTCTGGACGATTTCGGTGTGGCGCTGGGCGTCCGTCGAGAACGACTGGGCGATGAAGCTACCGCCCGCCGAGAGCGCCAGCGCGAGGGGGTTGACCGGCGGTTGCTTCGGTCCCTCGGGCGTGGTCGAAGTCTCGAAGTCCTCGCGCGAGGTCGGCGAGGCCTGCCCCTTGGTCAGGCCGTAGATGCGGTTGTCCATGACGACGTAGGTCATGTCCACGTTCCGGCGGACCGCGTGGATGAAGTGACCCGCGCCGATGGAGTAACCGTCGCCGTCGCCGCCCGCGACCATCACTTCGAGGTCGGGGTTGGCGAGCTTGACGCCCGTCCCCACGGGGAGCGCGCGGCCGTGGACGCCGTGAAGCGCGTAGCTGTGCATGTAGGTGCCGATTTTGCCGGAACAGCCGATGCCCGCCACGACGAAGGTGTTGTCGGGGTCGTTGCCCGTGTTCGCCAGCGCCTTCATCATGCCGTTCATCGTGCCGAAGTCGCCGCATCCGGGGCACCACGTCGGCTGTTTGTCGGACTTGAAGTCCGTGAATCGAATGTCAGAACTCATGCTGTGACCTCCTCTGCTTGGAGACTCTCTTTGATTTCCTCTGCCAGTTCGTCGGCCTTGAAGCGAACGCCGTTGTACTTGTTCACGCGCTTGACGCGGGTGAGGGCGTCGTGTTCAAGGATGTCGGCGAACTGTCCGTTCGCGTTACACTCGACGACGACTACCTCGTCGGCGGCCTCGATGTCGTCGCTGAGGTCGGGTCGCGGGAAGATGTACGGCACGGAGATGAACCGGACGCTCACGTCGTCTTCTTCGAGGAAGTCGAGGGCTTCGCGCATCGCGCCCTCGTTGGACCCCCACGAGATGACGAGGTTGTCCGACTCTTCGTCGCCGAACTCCCGCGGCGACCAGTCTTCTTCCTCCTGTGCCGTCTGGACCTTCCGGTTTCGCTTGTCCACCTGCTCGATGCGAACGTCGGTGTCCTCGGTCCGACGACCCAGCGAGTTGTGTTCGAGACCCGTGGACATGTGCGCGCCGTCGGTCGTGCCGGGGAGCGCCCGCGGACTGATACCGTCGGCCGTCGGGAAGTGGGGCTGGAACCGGCCCTTCTCGTCGGTCCACGCTTCCACTTCGTCCTCGTCCACGACCTTGCCGCGGTCGATTTCCACGGCGTCCATGTCGAACACTTCGGGTTCGAAGGTCTGCTCGGTGACGGCCATCGAGAGGTCCGCCAGCAGGAAGACGGGCGTCTGGTACTTCTCGGCGAGGTTGAACGCCTCGACGGTCTTCTGGAAACACTCGGCGACGTTGGTCGGCGCGAGGACGAACCGCGGAATCTCGCCGTGGCCGCCGTAGAGGGTCATGTTCAGGTCGCCCTGCTCCTGTTTGGTCGGCATCCCGGTCGAGGGACCCGAGCGCATCACGTCGGCGATGACCAGCGGCGTCTCGCTGGTGGCGACGAGACCGAACGTCTCGGTCATCAGGTCGATGCCCGGCCCGGAGGTAGCGGTCATCGAACGCGCTCCGGCGCGCGCGGCACCCAGCGCCATGTTGATTGCCGAGAGTTCGTCCTCGGCCTGCACGACTTCGCCGCCGTACTGCTCGATGCGTCCCGTCAGATACTCCATCACGTCG
It contains:
- a CDS encoding acyl-CoA dehydrogenase family protein — translated: MELLADDIVPEYAREVKHEAREFAEEYIAPNAEERFREAEYPHDILEAGQDAGLVAQDIGEELGGRGLDVVQMLAVAEEWFRADAGIALSLQLASFGAEIVEKYGTDEQKEEFLRPVAEGDQITGLAVSEPDTGSDLSGMQTTAERDDETDEWVLNGEKYWIGNGVEGDWLTVYARTGDDEDNRYGNHSLFVVPTDAEGYEAEHIPEKMGMRASKQAHIVFDDCRIPAENLVGSEGAGFMLLAEFFNHGRVVVAGHGLGLAAAAFEEAWEFVHGREEFGRTIADFQAVQHGLADMRTEFESSRALTYRAAEKVRDGDNPGLWAAMAKTKATETATDCAEQGMQFHGGRSILTDRRIARVYRDVRIPVVYEGANEIQRNLVYRQS
- a CDS encoding 2-oxoacid:ferredoxin oxidoreductase subunit beta; translated protein: MSSDIRFTDFKSDKQPTWCPGCGDFGTMNGMMKALANTGNDPDNTFVVAGIGCSGKIGTYMHSYALHGVHGRALPVGTGVKLANPDLEVMVAGGDGDGYSIGAGHFIHAVRRNVDMTYVVMDNRIYGLTKGQASPTSREDFETSTTPEGPKQPPVNPLALALSAGGSFIAQSFSTDAQRHTEIVQKAIEHDGFGFVNVFSPCVTFNDVDTYDYFRDSIVDLAEEDHDPTDRDAAKTKILDADKEYQGVLYQNEESVPYSELHGLDSNMADIPDGAPEDAMDLVREFY
- a CDS encoding 2-oxoacid:acceptor oxidoreductase subunit alpha → MPDDLNWAIGGEAGDGIDSTGKIFAQALSRAGRHVFTSKDFASRIRGGYTAYKIRSSTDKVESVVDRLDILVALTERTIEENLDELHEGSVIIYDGERTEMQDVDVPEGMIGLSVPLQRLAEEAGGAIMQNIVALGAACEVTNFPIENLDSALEKKFGTKGESIVDNNKEAARKGQEFVAEEFDHEFDYDIDTTDNDYVLLNGDEAIGMGAIAAGCRFYAGYPITPATDVMEYLTGRIEQYGGEVVQAEDELSAINMALGAARAGARSMTATSGPGIDLMTETFGLVATSETPLVIADVMRSGPSTGMPTKQEQGDLNMTLYGGHGEIPRFVLAPTNVAECFQKTVEAFNLAEKYQTPVFLLADLSMAVTEQTFEPEVFDMDAVEIDRGKVVDEDEVEAWTDEKGRFQPHFPTADGISPRALPGTTDGAHMSTGLEHNSLGRRTEDTDVRIEQVDKRNRKVQTAQEEEDWSPREFGDEESDNLVISWGSNEGAMREALDFLEEDDVSVRFISVPYIFPRPDLSDDIEAADEVVVVECNANGQFADILEHDALTRVKRVNKYNGVRFKADELAEEIKESLQAEEVTA